The Chryseobacterium nakagawai genome has a segment encoding these proteins:
- a CDS encoding DinB family protein has translation MDIFRYIQKIRNHLSLSFNEVDGWFDKDGTTLNYQPSNGGWSVQQILEHIYLTNFYLLILIEKGSKKAMRNSLELDLESEIKNYSFNKENFEKVGEYGAFEWIRPEHMEPKGERSLREIRNLITQQYYQCQNYLDLMKNGEGVLYKTTMSVNNLGKINVDEYIYFLSLHAQRHITQMGNNQSEMIKN, from the coding sequence ATGGACATTTTCAGATATATCCAGAAGATTAGAAATCATCTCAGCCTCAGTTTTAATGAGGTTGACGGATGGTTTGATAAAGATGGTACAACCCTGAACTATCAGCCATCAAATGGAGGCTGGTCAGTTCAACAGATTTTAGAGCATATCTATCTTACGAATTTTTATTTGCTGATCCTTATTGAAAAAGGCTCAAAAAAGGCAATGCGAAATTCTTTAGAACTCGACCTGGAATCTGAAATTAAAAACTACAGTTTCAACAAAGAAAATTTTGAAAAAGTAGGGGAATATGGTGCTTTTGAATGGATCAGACCTGAACACATGGAGCCTAAAGGAGAACGAAGTTTAAGAGAGATCAGAAACCTGATTACTCAACAGTATTATCAATGTCAGAATTACCTGGATTTGATGAAAAATGGCGAAGGAGTTCTCTATAAAACGACCATGAGCGTGAATAATCTGGGCAAGATCAATGTCGATGAGTACATTTATTTTCTCTCACTCCATGCACAAAGACATATTACCCAAATGGGAAATAACCAATCAGAAATGATTAAAAACTAA
- a CDS encoding ATP-grasp domain-containing protein, which yields MYFLIQSNIYSDPDHYKIFDALEELNIEYKAINIQPTADKVDFETDRKDIFVYGSVTIARLAKKKSDWYPGSFYGGSHLYEIYSQYYGENLLNDKISVHTISEELLWEKDEEKFIKPYHEAKIFTGKVFTESEWKDFVFERLENQSNRITADSLIQVSKAKQTLKEARLWIVGGQIVDSGYYKLNDNVPFEENVSRDGLGFAKEMIQLFNLAEAFVMDICLTDEGWKIVEINCINSSGFYPNTNVKSVIKALNIYFSN from the coding sequence ATGTATTTCTTAATTCAGTCGAATATATATTCAGATCCGGACCATTATAAAATTTTTGATGCGCTGGAAGAATTAAATATTGAATATAAGGCCATTAATATTCAGCCAACGGCTGATAAGGTAGATTTTGAGACAGATCGAAAAGATATTTTTGTGTATGGTTCTGTGACCATTGCAAGGCTGGCCAAAAAGAAATCAGATTGGTATCCAGGTTCTTTTTACGGAGGTAGTCATTTATATGAGATCTATTCTCAATATTATGGTGAAAACCTTTTGAATGATAAGATTTCTGTTCATACAATTTCAGAAGAATTGTTATGGGAAAAAGATGAAGAAAAATTTATCAAACCTTATCATGAAGCGAAAATTTTTACAGGAAAGGTTTTTACTGAATCAGAATGGAAGGATTTCGTTTTTGAAAGATTAGAAAATCAAAGTAATAGGATTACAGCAGATTCTTTAATCCAGGTTTCTAAAGCAAAGCAAACCCTAAAAGAAGCAAGACTTTGGATCGTTGGTGGGCAAATTGTTGATAGTGGTTATTATAAACTTAATGATAATGTTCCTTTCGAAGAAAATGTTTCAAGGGACGGATTAGGTTTTGCTAAAGAAATGATTCAGTTGTTTAACCTTGCAGAAGCTTTTGTAATGGATATTTGTTTAACGGATGAAGGTTGGAAAATTGTTGAAATAAATTGCATCAACAGTTCCGGATTTTATCCCAATACTAACGTGAAAAGTGTAATCAAAGCATTGAATATCTACTTTTCCAATTAA
- a CDS encoding cyclic-phosphate processing receiver domain-containing protein: MTKRLLFLDDIRYPIEAYRYTKQDIFLRRDWHIVRNYDQFVNRILEKGLPEMISFDHDLADEHYLKTDTGEFVEKTGYDCAKWLIEYCMDHYLDLPKFYCHSMNTVGKENIERLLKNFKKL, translated from the coding sequence ATGACCAAAAGACTATTATTTCTGGATGATATACGATATCCGATTGAGGCATATCGTTATACCAAACAGGATATTTTTCTCAGAAGAGATTGGCATATCGTTCGAAATTACGATCAGTTTGTCAACAGAATCCTGGAAAAGGGACTTCCGGAAATGATTTCTTTTGACCATGACCTTGCAGATGAACATTATCTGAAAACAGATACCGGTGAATTTGTGGAAAAAACAGGCTACGATTGTGCAAAATGGCTGATAGAATATTGTATGGATCATTATTTAGACCTACCCAAATTCTACTGTCATTCCATGAATACTGTAGGAAAGGAGAATATTGAACGACTTTTAAAAAACTTTAAAAAATTGTAA
- a CDS encoding RNA ligase, Rnl2 family, with the protein MIFKTYNSIENAYQTRMIDQIRLQGFGDEVFIVQEKVHGANFSFFTDGKEIKIAKRTAFIEKEEKFYNAHQILEQYRKNVINLFQKVKTIYPNVETVVIYGELFGGSYNHKEVEPVENAIKVQKGIEYAPYNDFYAFDIKLNGVTYLDTDIINSIFEKTGFFYAKTLFEGTLEEALRFPNVFNSKIPTWLGLPEMNNMCEGTIIKTLKTKYFGNGARVILKNKNEKWIEKSKMVKKERKATQKQVDFSETAQNIWGEIQQYVTANRLNNVVSKIGEFEPKMIGKVIDLFAQDILEDFEKDFPAVFTTIEKDEHKRINKKLNSLVIDCIKEELMTLKV; encoded by the coding sequence ATGATTTTCAAAACATATAACTCTATAGAAAATGCTTACCAAACCCGCATGATCGATCAGATCAGGTTGCAGGGCTTTGGGGATGAGGTTTTCATCGTGCAGGAAAAAGTTCACGGTGCTAATTTCTCTTTCTTTACCGACGGAAAGGAAATTAAGATCGCAAAAAGAACAGCTTTCATTGAAAAAGAAGAAAAATTTTACAATGCACATCAGATTTTGGAACAATACAGAAAAAATGTAATTAATTTATTTCAAAAAGTGAAAACAATATACCCGAATGTTGAGACAGTAGTCATCTACGGTGAATTATTCGGTGGAAGTTACAATCATAAAGAAGTAGAACCAGTAGAAAATGCGATAAAAGTGCAAAAAGGAATTGAATATGCACCTTACAACGATTTTTATGCATTTGACATTAAGTTGAATGGAGTCACTTATTTGGATACAGATATCATCAACTCAATTTTTGAGAAGACCGGATTTTTCTATGCTAAAACTTTGTTTGAAGGAACTTTAGAAGAAGCTTTAAGATTCCCGAATGTTTTCAATTCTAAAATCCCAACCTGGTTAGGATTACCGGAAATGAACAACATGTGTGAAGGAACCATTATTAAGACCCTAAAAACTAAATATTTCGGAAACGGAGCCAGAGTCATTCTAAAAAATAAGAATGAAAAATGGATTGAAAAATCTAAAATGGTAAAAAAAGAGAGAAAAGCTACTCAAAAACAGGTTGATTTTAGTGAAACGGCTCAAAATATCTGGGGGGAGATTCAACAATATGTAACAGCAAACAGATTGAATAATGTCGTGAGCAAAATTGGTGAATTTGAACCCAAAATGATAGGGAAAGTAATAGACCTTTTTGCACAGGATATTTTAGAAGATTTTGAAAAAGATTTTCCAGCTGTTTTCACAACCATAGAAAAAGATGAGCATAAAAGGATCAACAAAAAGTTGAACTCTTTAGTCATTGATTGTATAAAAGAAGAGTTAATGACTCTTAAAGTCTAA